A genomic window from Eptesicus fuscus isolate TK198812 chromosome 19, DD_ASM_mEF_20220401, whole genome shotgun sequence includes:
- the ZFTRAF1 gene encoding zinc finger TRAF-type-containing protein 1 isoform X2: MAPKPWGEWSMALSHLALGVVSLHAALSTAQTSRGAAAGFLLQALAAATMLVPGLGTDEDCLAGAWVATVIGLPLLAFDFHWVNGDRSSANLLLGGGMVLAVAGDHLGAEGRSVAGQAVVLVVAVTILIVAVFTTNTYGMWGGLMLGAAGLLGRLEEDRLLLLPKEDICRWVLAAGSWAYHRALHTQRLQWE, encoded by the exons ATGGCACCCAAGCCATGGGGTGAGTGGAGCATGGCCCTGTCCCACCTGGCGCTGGGAGTGGTGTCTCTGCATGCAGCCCTGAGCACTGCCCAG ACAAGTcgaggggctgctgctggcttcCTGCTCCAGGCCTTGGCTGCTGCCACCATGCTGGTTCCAGGGCTAGGCACAGATGAAGATTGTCTTGCTGGAGCCTGGGTGGCCACTGTCATTGGCCTGCCCCTTCTGGCCTTCGATTTCCACTGGGTGAATGGGGATCGCTCCTCTGCAAAcctgctcctgggaggaggcATGGTGCTAGCAGTGGCTGGTGACCACCTCGGAGCGGAGGGCCGTTCTGTGGCCGGTCAGgcggtggtgctggtggtggcgGTTACTATTCTCATTGTGGCCGTATTCACAACCAACACTTACGGCATGTGGGGGGGCTTGATGCTGGGTGCTGCAGGCCTCctgggccggctggaggaggaCAGGCTACTGTTGCTGCCGAAGGAGGACATCTGTCGCTGGGTCCTGGCCGCGGGCAGTTGGGCCTACCACCGGGCCTTGCACACACAGCGCCTGCAGTGGGAGTGA
- the ZFTRAF1 gene encoding zinc finger TRAF-type-containing protein 1 isoform X3: protein MAPKPWGEWSMALSHLALGVVSLHAALSTAQCTNGHLMCAGCFIHLLADARLKEEQATCPNCRCEISKSLCCRNLAVEKAVSELPSECGFCLRQFPRSLLERHQKEECQDRVTQCKYKRIGCPWHGPFHELTVHEAACAHPTKTGNELMEILDEMDQSHRKEMQLYNSIFSLLSFEKIGYTEVQFRPYRTDDFITRLYYETPRFTVLNQTWVLKARVNDSERNPNLSCKRTLSFQLLLKSKVTAPLECSFLLLKGPYDDVKISPVIYHFVFTNESNETDYVPLPIVDSVECNKLLAAKNINLRLFLFQIQK, encoded by the exons ATGGCACCCAAGCCATGGGGTGAGTGGAGCATGGCCCTGTCCCACCTGGCGCTGGGAGTGGTGTCTCTGCATGCAGCCCTGAGCACTGCCCAG TGTACTAACGGTCACTTGATGTGCGCTGGCTGTTTTATCCACCTACTAGCAGATGCCCGGCTGAAGGAGGAGCAGGCCACATGCCCCAACTGTCGTTGTGAGATCAGTAAGAGCCTCTGCTGCCGAAACCTGGCTGTGGAGAAAGCCGTGAGCGAGCTGCCCTCCGAGTGTGGCTTCTGCCTGCGCCAGTTTCCCCGCTCTCTCCTGGAGAGGCACCAGAAGGAAGAGTGCCAAGACAG ggtgacccAGTGCAAGTATAAGCGAATTGGCTGCCCGTGGCACGGGCCCTTCCATGAGCTGACTGTGCACGAGGCCGCCTGTGCCCACCCCACCAAGACGGGCAATGAGCTGATGGAGATCCTGGATGAGATGGACCAGAGCCACCGCAAGGAGATGCAGCTCTACAACAGCATCTTTAGCCTGCTGAGCTTCGAGAAGATCGGCTACACAG AGGTCCAGTTCCGGCCGTACCGCACGGACGACTTCATCACGCGCCTGTACTACGAGACGCCACGGTTCACAGTGCTGAACCAGACGTGGGTCCTGAAGGCGCGAGTGAACGACTCAGAGCGCAACCCCAACCTGTCCTGCAAGCGCACGCTGTCCTTCCAGCTGCTGCTCAAGAGCAAGGTCACGGCACCCCTGGAATGCTCCTTCCTGCTGCTCAAGGGCCCCTATGACGACGTCAAGATCAGCCCCGTCATCTACCACTTTGTCTTCACCAACGAGAGCAACGAGACGGACTACGTTCCCCTACCCATCGTGGACTCCGTGGAGTGCAACAAGCTGCTGGCCGCCAAGAACATCAACCTGCGGCTCTTCCTCTTCCAGATCCAGAAGTAG
- the KIFC2 gene encoding kinesin-like protein KIFC2 isoform X1 has protein sequence MYAFYSLLIYIFYSLFRRDGGAAASADSRDPAQNARCKPGDRRRPDQPPAELWTELTGLVGCSESEDRPGEGSEGRPAEVSLEEALVRLAEFLSVQLGAEESCGYPADLSKPGDVPPLLTVIGQLLALLAWIRSPRGRQALPQETQPASRVQPPTTAGPTTQENPSLSPRAEAQGQQRPQLVEDQRAWQQLEQLVLGQLEELKQQLDLQEEGLGHLHLGVGATDSEKRVQHLTLENEALKQSLILTQDLLRHWGAAPPPRAPQEEAEALVELQGQLQEAQEATEALRVQLGVQEVQLQGLQGALRQLQQETEQSCRRELQQVHGQLAGLRARMASLRQGCGDLRGLVSTFTQSCQGSLSEARGQVSWALRTLSVSGAGAQLPEGQQEPPTGCPGRLLELKGNIRVLCRLRPGTPSSPVSSEPGPGGTVTTCYRGHRRRFRLDWVFPPDASQEEVFRELEPAVLSCLRGYSVCIFTYGQTGTGKTYSMEGPPEDPGIAPRALQSLFREMRAGGHPRVTLSMVEIYNEAVRDLLAPGPPERLAVRQGPAGQGGIQVAGLTYWDVPNLETLHQMLSLGRSNRATAATAMNQHSSRSHALVTLTLQAASSPRGSGTTGTLHLVDLAGSERARKAGAVCRARGDTHDAQRLREARTINRSLLALGGVMTALRARRPHVPFRDSQLTRLLQPALGPGATAVLLLQISTRPEDLGETVCSLKFAERVGRVELGPARRRRTRRSGTPSSVSTDTPLTGTLCTPTPSPGSPASPGPDGSAPGSPEDLLS, from the exons ATGTACGCCTTCTACTCGCTGCTCATCTACATCTTCTACAGCCTTTTTCGCAGGGATGGAGGGGCCGCGGCGTCCGCCGACTCCAGGGACCCCGCCCAG AATGCCCGCTGCAAGCCCGGGGATCGCCGCCGCCCCGACCAGCCCCCTGCAGAACTGTGGACCGAGCTGACAGGCCTGGTCG GCTGCTCAGAGTCGGAAGATAGGCCTGGAGAGGGATCCGAGGGCCGCCCCGCTGAGGTCTCCCTGGAAGAGGCTCTCGTGCGTCTTGCCGAGTTCCTTTCAGTCCAGCTGGGGGCGGAAGAGAGCTGCGGGTATCCTGCCGATCTGAGCAAG CCTGGTGATGTCCCCCCACTGTTGACGGTGATTGGTCAGCTCTTGGCTCTCCTGGCATGGATTCGGAGCCCCAGGGGgaggcaggccctgccccaggaaACTCAGCCAGCCTCGAGGGTGCAGCCCCCAACTACTGCTG GACCCACAACCCAAGAAAACCCTTCCCTTTCACCGAGGGCTGAGGCCCAGGGGCAGCAGCGCCCCCAGTTGGTGGAGGATCAGAGGGCttggcagcagctggagcagctcGTTCTTGGACAG ctgGAGGAGCTGAAGCAGCAGCTGGATCTGCAGGAGGAGGGACTGGGCCACCTTCACCTGGGAGTG GGGGCAACAGACTCAGAGAAAAGGGTTCAGCATCTGACCCTGGAGAACGAGGCCTTGAAACAGAGCCTGATCCTCACTCAGGACCTCCTGAGGCACTGGggcgctgccccccctcccagggCTCCGCAG gaggaagcagaggcacTGGTGGAGctccagggccagctgcaggaggcccaggaggccacAGAAGCCCTCCGAGTCCAG ctgggggtgcaggaggtgcAGCTGCAGGGCCTCCAGGGGGCCCTCCGGCAGCTCCAGCAGGAAACAGagcagagctgcagaagggagctgcAGCAGGTGCACGGGCAGCTGGCAG GACTCCGGGCACGCATGGCCAGCCTGCGTCAGGGCTGCGGGGACCTCCGAGGTCTGGTCAGCACCTTCACTCAGAGCTGCCAGGGCTCCCTGAGTGAGGCCCGGGGCCAG GTATCCTGGGCCCTGAGGACACTGTCAGTCAGTGGGGCCGGGGCTCAGCTCCCCGAAGGGCAGCAGGAGCCCCCAACTGGATGCCCAGGGCGGCTACTGGAGCTCAAGG GAAATATCCGTGTGCTGTGTCGGCTGAGGCCAGGGACACCCTCCAGCCCGGTGAGCTCGGAGCCCGGCCCAGGCGGCACGGTCACCACCTGCTACCGAGGGCACCGGCGTCGCTTCCGTCTGGATTGGGTCTTCCCTCCAGACgccagccaggaggag gtCTTCAGGGAGCTGGAGCCCGCGGTGCTGTCCTGCCTCCGAGGCTACAGCGTCTGCATTTTCACCTACGGCCAGACGGGGACCGGGAAGACCTACAGCATGGAG GGCCCACCTGAGGACCCCGGCATAGCTCCTAGGGCGCTGCAGTCACTGTTCCGGGAGATGAGGGCCGGAGGGCACCCCCGAGTGACCCTCAGCATGGTGGAGATCTACAACGAGGCTGTCAG GGACCTGCTAGCCCCCGGGCCCCCTGAGCGCTTGGCGGTGAGGCAGGGCCCTGCAGGTCAGGGAGGGATCCAAGTGGCCGGCCTCACCTACTGGGATGTACCCAACCTGGAGACTCTACACCAG ATGCTGAGCCTGGGGAGGAGCAACCGGgccaccgccgccaccgccaTGAACCAGCACAGCTCTCGCTCCCACGCGCTGGTCACGCTGACACTGCAGGCAGCATCCTCCCCGCGCGGCTCAGGCACCACGG GCACGCTGCACCTGGTGGACCTGGCGGGGTCCGAGCGCGCCCGGAAGGCGGGGGCCGTCTGCAGGGCGAGAGGCGACACTCACGACGCCCAGCGTCTCCGGGAGGCCCGGACCATCAACCGCTCGCTGCTGGCGCTGGGAGGGGTGATGACGGCGCTGCGGGCCCGCCGGCCGCACGTGCCCTTCCGCGACTCGCAGCTCACGCGCCTGCTGCAGCCCGCGCTCGGCCCGGGCGCCACGGcggtgctgctgctgcag ATCTCCACGCGCCCCGAGGATCTCGGCGAGACCGTGTGCTCGCTCAAGTTCGCGGAGCGAGTGGGCCGCGTGGAGCTGGGGCCGGCGCGGCGCCGCAGAACCCGGCGCTCGGGGACGCCCTCCTCCGTCAGCACGGACACGCCGCTCACTGGGACCCTCTGCACCCCCACGCCGTCCCCGGGAAGCCCTGCCAGCCCGGGCCCCGACGGCTCGGCTCCCGGGTCCCCCGAGGACCTGCTCTCGTAG
- the FOXH1 gene encoding forkhead box protein H1, which yields MGPCSNPGLGLAGAGSPSQPPKRRKKRYLRHDKPPYTYLAMIALVIQAAPSRRLKLAQIIRQVQAVFPFFRDDYEGWKDSIRHNLSSNRCFRKVPKDPAKPKAKGNFWAVDVSLIPAEALRLQNTALCRRWQGRGARGTFAKDLGPYVLHGRPYRPPKPPRPPSPQLPPSEGFSIKSLLGDAGEGAPPSSQGGAGALPSKEEVVPTPPAPSERPLWPLCPLPGIMRPEGETSQGRASRPPPLCPEPRAWPLHLLQGTPDPGGHRASLWGQLPTSYLPIYTPNVVVPLAPLPPTSCPQCPPPSSPAYWGVAPETHSPPGLLWDLDALFQGVPPNKSIYDVWVSHPGELAAPTPGWLLSWYSP from the exons ATGGGGCCCTGCAGCAACCCAGGCCTGGGGCTCGCGGGGGCAGGGtcgccctcccagccccccaagaggaggaagaagagatacCTTCGGCATGACAAGCCTCCCTACACCTACTTGGCTATGATCGCCCTAGTGATCCAGGCTGCACCTTCCCGCAGGCTGAAGCTGGCCCAG ATCATCCGCCAGGTCCAGGCCGTGTTCCCCTTCTTCAGGGACGACTACGAGGGCTGGAAGGACTCCATCCGCCACAACCTCTCCTCCAACCGCTGCTTCCGCAag gtgccCAAGGATCCTGCGAAGCCCAAGGCCAAGGGCAACTTCTGGGCGGTCGACGTGAGCCTGATCCCCGCCGAGGCGCTGCGGCTGCAGAACACGGCCCTGTGCCGGcgctggcagggcaggggcgcGCGGGGGACCTTCGCCAAGGACCTGGGCCCCTACGTGCTGCACGGCCGGCCCTACCGGCCGCCCAAGCCGCCCCGTCCTCCCAGTCCCCAGCTGCCACCCAGCGAGGGCTTCAGCATCAAGTCTCTGCTGGGGGAcgccggggagggggcgccccCAAGCAGCCAAGGCGGAGCGGGTGCCCTTCCAAGTAAGGAGGAGGTGGTGCCCACACCGCCCGCGCCCTCTGAGCGGCCGCTgtggcccctctgccccctcccagggaTCATGAGGCCGGAGGGGGAGACTTCCCAGGGGAGAGCCAGCAGGCCTCCACCCCTCTGCCccgagcccagggcctggcctctccACTTACTGCAGGGAACGCCCGACCCTGGGGGTCACAGGGCTTCACTTTGGGGGCAGCTCCCCACCTCCTACTTGCCCATATATACCCCCAACGTGGTAGTGCCCTTGGCACCACTAccacccacctcctgcccccagtGCCCGCCCCCATCCAGCCCAGCCTACTGGGGTGTGGCCCCTGAAACCCACAGCCCCCCAGGGCTGCTCTGGGATCTAGATGCCCTATTCCAGGGGGTGCCACCCAACAAGAGCATCTATGATGTGTGGGTCAGCCACCCCGGAGAactggctgcccccaccccaggctggctGCTCTCCTGGTACAGCCCGTGA
- the KIFC2 gene encoding kinesin-like protein KIFC2 isoform X2, which yields MYAFYSLLIYIFYSLFRRDGGAAASADSRDPAQNARCKPGDRRRPDQPPAELWTELTGLVGCSESEDRPGEGSEGRPAEVSLEEALVRLAEFLSVQLGAEESCGYPADLSKPGDVPPLLTVIGQLLALLAWIRSPRGRQALPQETQPASRVQPPTTAGPTTQENPSLSPRAEAQGQQRPQLVEDQRAWQQLEQLVLGQLEELKQQLDLQEEGLGHLHLGVGATDSEKRVQHLTLENEALKQSLILTQDLLRHWGAAPPPRAPQEEAEALVELQGQLQEAQEATEALRVQLGVQEVQLQGLQGALRQLQQETEQSCRRELQQVHGQLAGLRARMASLRQGCGDLRGLVSTFTQSCQGSLSEARGQVSWALRTLSVSGAGAQLPEGQQEPPTGCPGRLLELKGNIRVLCRLRPGTPSSPVSSEPGPGGTVTTCYRGHRRRFRLDWVFPPDASQEEVFRELEPAVLSCLRGYSVCIFTYGQTGTGKTYSMEGPPEDPGIAPRALQSLFREMRAGGHPRVTLSMVEIYNEAVRDLLAPGPPERLAVRQGPAGQGGIQVAGLTYWDVPNLETLHQISTRPEDLGETVCSLKFAERVGRVELGPARRRRTRRSGTPSSVSTDTPLTGTLCTPTPSPGSPASPGPDGSAPGSPEDLLS from the exons ATGTACGCCTTCTACTCGCTGCTCATCTACATCTTCTACAGCCTTTTTCGCAGGGATGGAGGGGCCGCGGCGTCCGCCGACTCCAGGGACCCCGCCCAG AATGCCCGCTGCAAGCCCGGGGATCGCCGCCGCCCCGACCAGCCCCCTGCAGAACTGTGGACCGAGCTGACAGGCCTGGTCG GCTGCTCAGAGTCGGAAGATAGGCCTGGAGAGGGATCCGAGGGCCGCCCCGCTGAGGTCTCCCTGGAAGAGGCTCTCGTGCGTCTTGCCGAGTTCCTTTCAGTCCAGCTGGGGGCGGAAGAGAGCTGCGGGTATCCTGCCGATCTGAGCAAG CCTGGTGATGTCCCCCCACTGTTGACGGTGATTGGTCAGCTCTTGGCTCTCCTGGCATGGATTCGGAGCCCCAGGGGgaggcaggccctgccccaggaaACTCAGCCAGCCTCGAGGGTGCAGCCCCCAACTACTGCTG GACCCACAACCCAAGAAAACCCTTCCCTTTCACCGAGGGCTGAGGCCCAGGGGCAGCAGCGCCCCCAGTTGGTGGAGGATCAGAGGGCttggcagcagctggagcagctcGTTCTTGGACAG ctgGAGGAGCTGAAGCAGCAGCTGGATCTGCAGGAGGAGGGACTGGGCCACCTTCACCTGGGAGTG GGGGCAACAGACTCAGAGAAAAGGGTTCAGCATCTGACCCTGGAGAACGAGGCCTTGAAACAGAGCCTGATCCTCACTCAGGACCTCCTGAGGCACTGGggcgctgccccccctcccagggCTCCGCAG gaggaagcagaggcacTGGTGGAGctccagggccagctgcaggaggcccaggaggccacAGAAGCCCTCCGAGTCCAG ctgggggtgcaggaggtgcAGCTGCAGGGCCTCCAGGGGGCCCTCCGGCAGCTCCAGCAGGAAACAGagcagagctgcagaagggagctgcAGCAGGTGCACGGGCAGCTGGCAG GACTCCGGGCACGCATGGCCAGCCTGCGTCAGGGCTGCGGGGACCTCCGAGGTCTGGTCAGCACCTTCACTCAGAGCTGCCAGGGCTCCCTGAGTGAGGCCCGGGGCCAG GTATCCTGGGCCCTGAGGACACTGTCAGTCAGTGGGGCCGGGGCTCAGCTCCCCGAAGGGCAGCAGGAGCCCCCAACTGGATGCCCAGGGCGGCTACTGGAGCTCAAGG GAAATATCCGTGTGCTGTGTCGGCTGAGGCCAGGGACACCCTCCAGCCCGGTGAGCTCGGAGCCCGGCCCAGGCGGCACGGTCACCACCTGCTACCGAGGGCACCGGCGTCGCTTCCGTCTGGATTGGGTCTTCCCTCCAGACgccagccaggaggag gtCTTCAGGGAGCTGGAGCCCGCGGTGCTGTCCTGCCTCCGAGGCTACAGCGTCTGCATTTTCACCTACGGCCAGACGGGGACCGGGAAGACCTACAGCATGGAG GGCCCACCTGAGGACCCCGGCATAGCTCCTAGGGCGCTGCAGTCACTGTTCCGGGAGATGAGGGCCGGAGGGCACCCCCGAGTGACCCTCAGCATGGTGGAGATCTACAACGAGGCTGTCAG GGACCTGCTAGCCCCCGGGCCCCCTGAGCGCTTGGCGGTGAGGCAGGGCCCTGCAGGTCAGGGAGGGATCCAAGTGGCCGGCCTCACCTACTGGGATGTACCCAACCTGGAGACTCTACACCAG ATCTCCACGCGCCCCGAGGATCTCGGCGAGACCGTGTGCTCGCTCAAGTTCGCGGAGCGAGTGGGCCGCGTGGAGCTGGGGCCGGCGCGGCGCCGCAGAACCCGGCGCTCGGGGACGCCCTCCTCCGTCAGCACGGACACGCCGCTCACTGGGACCCTCTGCACCCCCACGCCGTCCCCGGGAAGCCCTGCCAGCCCGGGCCCCGACGGCTCGGCTCCCGGGTCCCCCGAGGACCTGCTCTCGTAG
- the ZFTRAF1 gene encoding zinc finger TRAF-type-containing protein 1 isoform X1, with translation MSGAEEAGGGGPATGSAGAVPVGAGPGAAAGQAAAAALGEAAGPGLPDEAGLAGARQLQEAAGDPDAPPKKRLRAAEAAEAAAGSGKLEERLYSVLCCTVCLDLPKASVYQCTNGHLMCAGCFIHLLADARLKEEQATCPNCRCEISKSLCCRNLAVEKAVSELPSECGFCLRQFPRSLLERHQKEECQDRVTQCKYKRIGCPWHGPFHELTVHEAACAHPTKTGNELMEILDEMDQSHRKEMQLYNSIFSLLSFEKIGYTEVQFRPYRTDDFITRLYYETPRFTVLNQTWVLKARVNDSERNPNLSCKRTLSFQLLLKSKVTAPLECSFLLLKGPYDDVKISPVIYHFVFTNESNETDYVPLPIVDSVECNKLLAAKNINLRLFLFQIQK, from the exons ATGTCCGGCGCCGAGGAGGCCGGCGGAGGCGGTCCGGCGACGGGGTCCGCCGGCGCCGTGCCGGTCGGGGCCGGGCCCGGGGCGGCCGCAGGGCAGGCGGCCGCGGCAGCGCTGGGCGAGGCGGCAGGGCCCGGGCTCCCGGACGAGGCGGGCCTGGCCGGCGCCCGGCAGCTGCAGGAGGCGGCGGGCGACCCCGACGCGCCGCCCAAGAAGCGGCTGCGGGCGGCCGAGGCAGCCGAGGCGGCGGCGGGCAGCGGGAAGCTGGAGGAGCGGCTCTACTCGGTTCTGTGCTGCACCGTCTGCCTGGACCTGCCCAAGGCCTCCGTGTACCAG TGTACTAACGGTCACTTGATGTGCGCTGGCTGTTTTATCCACCTACTAGCAGATGCCCGGCTGAAGGAGGAGCAGGCCACATGCCCCAACTGTCGTTGTGAGATCAGTAAGAGCCTCTGCTGCCGAAACCTGGCTGTGGAGAAAGCCGTGAGCGAGCTGCCCTCCGAGTGTGGCTTCTGCCTGCGCCAGTTTCCCCGCTCTCTCCTGGAGAGGCACCAGAAGGAAGAGTGCCAAGACAG ggtgacccAGTGCAAGTATAAGCGAATTGGCTGCCCGTGGCACGGGCCCTTCCATGAGCTGACTGTGCACGAGGCCGCCTGTGCCCACCCCACCAAGACGGGCAATGAGCTGATGGAGATCCTGGATGAGATGGACCAGAGCCACCGCAAGGAGATGCAGCTCTACAACAGCATCTTTAGCCTGCTGAGCTTCGAGAAGATCGGCTACACAG AGGTCCAGTTCCGGCCGTACCGCACGGACGACTTCATCACGCGCCTGTACTACGAGACGCCACGGTTCACAGTGCTGAACCAGACGTGGGTCCTGAAGGCGCGAGTGAACGACTCAGAGCGCAACCCCAACCTGTCCTGCAAGCGCACGCTGTCCTTCCAGCTGCTGCTCAAGAGCAAGGTCACGGCACCCCTGGAATGCTCCTTCCTGCTGCTCAAGGGCCCCTATGACGACGTCAAGATCAGCCCCGTCATCTACCACTTTGTCTTCACCAACGAGAGCAACGAGACGGACTACGTTCCCCTACCCATCGTGGACTCCGTGGAGTGCAACAAGCTGCTGGCCGCCAAGAACATCAACCTGCGGCTCTTCCTCTTCCAGATCCAGAAGTAG